The following coding sequences are from one Capsicum annuum cultivar UCD-10X-F1 chromosome 3, UCD10Xv1.1, whole genome shotgun sequence window:
- the LOC124896768 gene encoding craniofacial development protein 2-like, protein MSIKLVIRGSFWNIISVYALHVRLDDEEKKRFLKDLNEMVRGVPSNEKLFIRGDFNGHIGSHSRGYDDVHGGHGFGVRNIEGVALLDFAQAFGLVVVNLNFPKKEVHLVTFYSSVSKTQIDFLLLKKGDRDIFKDCKVLPRRQLEMCWAQEAARASTKGTGGGMRRYIKFEEVKGAICRMHRGRAAGPDEIPVDFWKCIGGEGIKWLTRLFNIIFKMERMPDTKWS, encoded by the exons ATGTCAATTAAGCTAGTTATTAGAGGGTCTTTTTGGAATATTATTAGTGTGTATGCACTACATGTACGCCTAGATGATGAAGAGAAGAAGAGATTTTTGAAGGATTTAAACGAGATGGTGAGGGGTGTACCTAGTAATGAGAAGCTTTTCATAAGAGgcgatttcaatgggcacatagGATCTCATTCAAGAGgatatgatgatgtgcatggaggaCATGGGTTCGGTGTAAGAAATATTGAAGGAGTGGCACTTCTAGATTTTGCTCAGGCGTTTGGATTGGTGGTAGTCAATTTGAACTTTCCTAAGAAGGAGGTTCACTTGGTTACCTTTTATAGTTCAGTgtccaagactcagattgacttctTGCTCCTCAAGAAAGGAGATAGGGATATTTTTAAGGATTGTAAGGTCTTgccga GGAGGCAACTAGAGATGTGTTGGGCTCAAGAGGCCGCTAGGGCAAGCACcaaggggactggtggtggaatgaggaG gtaCATTAAGTTTGAGGAGGTTAAGGGGGCTATTTGTAGGATGCATAGAGGTAGAGCGGcggggccagatgagattccGGTGGACTTTTGGAAGTGCATAGGAGGGGAAGGTATAAAGTGGTTAACTcggttgtttaacataattttcaagatggagaggatgccTGATACCAAATGGTCCTAA